From the genome of bacterium HR17:
CAGTGTTTTTCTTGATAACACCTTTCGCTGCCGTTTTGTCGATGACACGGCATGCTGTGTAAACGGCGCGTTGAGCCTCCTCTACGCTCAACTCACCTTTTACGGCTGCTTCCAAAGCGCTGCGGGCGCGCTTGATAAAAGTGCGCATTCGCGACCTCAGGGCTTGATTGCGTTGCCTTTGACGCTCTGCCTTACGCAAAGCCCGTAAAGCCGATCTCGTGTTGGGCATGGCAGCGTCCCTCCTGCCGTGTGCGTTCAGTTTCCGCGATCGCGTCGGGACAAGGATTATAGCACCTGCGTCCACCGCATCACAGGGCGCGGAGTGCAAAAATGATAGCGACCGTCGCGCCTCAACCGATGGGGCGCCGCCGAACAGGAGTGACCGACTTATGTGGCAATGGCTCCGACGCTGGTTGCAGCGCC
Proteins encoded in this window:
- the rpsT gene encoding 30S ribosomal protein S20, yielding MPNTRSALRALRKAERQRQRNQALRSRMRTFIKRARSALEAAVKGELSVEEAQRAVYTACRVIDKTAAKGVIKKNTAARFKSRLMLRLNALIHQKAVVEAV